The nucleotide sequence TATTTCGCCGGGGCAAAGGTGGTCGGCCAGGGTGAGCGCGAAATCAAACTCTACTGGTCTTCCGCAGAAAAGAAACTGGGCCTTGACGGCCGCCCCGTGCGCAGGCTGACGGATTACCTCGGCGTGTTGCGCGTTGTCGTGTTCTGCACCGAAGACCTGCAACTGGTGAAGGGCGCGGCGCGGATGCGCCGGCGGTTCCTCGATTTGCTGCTCTCGCAGACCCACCCGGCCTACCTGCCGCTGCTCCAGCGCTACACCCAGGCGCTGCGTTCGCGGAACGCGCTGCTCAAACAACGCGCGCCCGACGAAGCGGCCCTGGAAAGCTTTTCACGTGAACTGATCCATCTGGGCAACCAGATCGGCCTGCGCCGGCGGGAACTGGCGCCAAAACTGTCTCCGCTCGCGCGGCTGGCGTATCGTCGCATCGCACACGACGCCGAGGAACTGCGGCTCGAATTCCAGCCGAGCGCAAAGCGGGACTTCGCCATCGAACTCGCGCAGTCGCGCGGCCGTGAGCGGACGTATCGCACGACGCTTGTTGGCCCGCACCGAGACGACCTGCAATT is from Candidatus Angelobacter sp. and encodes:
- the recF gene encoding DNA replication/repair protein RecF — protein: MHLAHLRLRDFRNYARLDADFGPGFHLLLGENAQGKTNVLEAIYLLATLRSFRGVGGAQMVRHGQKGYFAGAKVVGQGEREIKLYWSSAEKKLGLDGRPVRRLTDYLGVLRVVVFCTEDLQLVKGAARMRRRFLDLLLSQTHPAYLPLLQRYTQALRSRNALLKQRAPDEAALESFSRELIHLGNQIGLRRRELAPKLSPLARLAYRRIAHDAEELRLEFQPSAKRDFAIELAQSRGRERTYRTTLVGPHRDDLQLLLNDRPAGQFGSEGQKRTLALALKMAQAEYLAGIHGSPPILLIDDVMGELDAKRRAGFLPLLDRARKGRGQVFMTCT